One segment of Falco peregrinus isolate bFalPer1 chromosome 4, bFalPer1.pri, whole genome shotgun sequence DNA contains the following:
- the SMPX gene encoding small muscular protein codes for MSKQPASHVKAIQANINIPMGAFRPGAGHPHKRKELAPEEVEESVPASTEEEKDKKHLPGAKKLPGPAVNLSEIQNVKSELKFVPKAEQ; via the exons atgtcaaaacagcCAGCGTCACATGTCAAAGCCATTCAG GCTAATATTAACATCCCAATGGGAGCATTTCGACCTGGTGCAGGCCACCCtcataaaagaaaagaacttgCACCTGAAGAAGTGGAGgag AGTGTTCCTGCTTcgacagaggaggagaaagacaAGAAACATCTCCCAGGGGCTAAGAAACTTCCAGGTCCTGCTGTCAACTTGTCAGAGATCCAGAACGTAAAGAGTGAGCTAAAATTTGTCCCAAAAGCTGAACAGTAG